In the genome of Staphylococcus durrellii, one region contains:
- a CDS encoding LysE family translocator: MNVLSYFLYTIVITATPGPTNIDILNAIKNKGTKAGLRYTYGASAGFFTLLIFSAILNTFLVSIMPNLLIIMKVIGSIYMLYLIYMLFKKHHNAKGDANIGTFKSGFKLQFLNPKVITFTMTVIPTFVLVYYKSVTMITIYIFVTSIIAMFAFSLWLIFGSLLQNFLRRHELGMNIVMALFLFYAAIMVWI, encoded by the coding sequence AGTCATTACTGCAACGCCTGGTCCTACGAATATTGATATTTTAAATGCTATAAAAAATAAAGGGACTAAGGCAGGGTTAAGATACACTTATGGTGCATCGGCAGGCTTTTTTACACTATTAATTTTCTCGGCAATTTTAAATACTTTTTTAGTGTCCATAATGCCTAATCTACTAATTATTATGAAAGTGATTGGCAGTATATACATGTTATACTTGATTTACATGTTATTTAAGAAACACCATAACGCAAAAGGTGACGCTAATATCGGCACTTTTAAATCAGGGTTTAAGTTACAATTTTTAAACCCTAAAGTAATAACTTTTACAATGACTGTAATACCAACATTTGTGCTTGTATATTATAAATCAGTTACGATGATTACTATATACATATTCGTAACTTCGATTATCGCAATGTTTGCTTTTAGTTTGTGGCTTATTTTTGGATCATTATTACAAAATTTTCTCAGACGTCACGAATTAGGCATGAATATAGTGATGGCCTTATTTTTATTTTATGCGGCAATTATGGTTTGGATCTAA
- a CDS encoding AraC family transcriptional regulator, whose product MNEFTFKNAINITALHAKLDDFMYKTHDHQEYAIGVTLHGIQAYNLKNDFILNHSNGVMFFNPEENHDGRAYNNQILEYVMLYIKPEQLLEATNLKHLYQFAKPTIYDETIKHNILRLTAAIFNGETDDICNSLFITLVDSLQVDNTHLFTQNDNNKLTLAQEIIKKQLTDKLNIDDIAHHLEMSKYQFIRFFKRQCGITPYQYYINYKVEMAKRIIETYKDVYWAITECGFVDLTHLNKCFKYRYGVTAHQYMSQFR is encoded by the coding sequence ATGAATGAATTTACATTTAAAAATGCGATTAATATTACTGCACTGCATGCAAAATTAGATGACTTTATGTACAAAACACACGACCACCAAGAATATGCTATCGGCGTCACTTTACATGGTATTCAAGCCTATAACTTAAAAAATGATTTTATATTGAATCACAGTAACGGTGTTATGTTTTTTAATCCTGAAGAAAATCATGATGGTAGGGCATATAATAATCAAATTCTGGAATACGTCATGTTGTACATTAAACCTGAACAATTACTAGAAGCTACGAATTTAAAACATCTCTATCAATTTGCAAAACCTACTATTTATGACGAAACAATTAAACATAATATTTTACGACTTACTGCTGCAATCTTTAATGGTGAAACGGATGATATTTGTAATAGCTTATTTATAACATTGGTCGATAGTTTACAAGTTGATAATACACATCTGTTTACACAAAATGACAATAATAAATTAACGTTAGCTCAAGAAATAATAAAAAAACAATTAACCGATAAGCTTAATATTGATGATATTGCACATCATCTCGAAATGTCTAAATATCAATTCATTCGTTTCTTTAAACGTCAATGTGGTATTACACCATATCAATACTATATTAATTATAAAGTTGAAATGGCAAAGCGCATTATAGAAACGTATAAAGATGTCTATTGGGCTATCACAGAATGCGGTTTCGTAGATTTAACACACTTAAACAAATGTTTTAAATATCGTTACGGCGTTACAGCGCATCAATATATGTCTCAATTTAGATAA
- the qac gene encoding QacCGHJ group quaternary ammonium compound efflux SMR transporter — MSYLFLILAIVLEVVGSAFLKSSEGFSKLVPTIATLISFVLCFFFLSKTLQNLPLNITYATWAGLGLVLTTIISVIVFREQINLISVISIFLIILGVVLLNTFGSLH, encoded by the coding sequence ATGTCTTATTTATTTTTAATTTTAGCGATAGTTTTAGAAGTGGTTGGTAGTGCATTTCTTAAATCTTCAGAGGGTTTTAGTAAATTAGTTCCAACTATAGCAACTTTAATATCATTTGTATTATGTTTCTTTTTCTTAAGTAAAACTTTACAAAATTTGCCTTTAAATATTACTTATGCAACATGGGCAGGTTTAGGACTTGTTTTGACAACAATAATATCAGTCATTGTTTTTAGAGAACAAATTAATTTAATAAGTGTTATTTCAATTTTTCTTATCATTTTGGGCGTCGTATTATTAAATACATTTGGTTCATTGCATTAA
- a CDS encoding LysR family transcriptional regulator: MDQYLTVFITVAEKQSFSRAAEVHLMTQPAVSQYIRTLEERMGIKLLERSNKYVYLSKAGEIVYSYAKEIMALYDNMRDQVNDLSQSPSGELKIGASYTFGEYVLPHVISQTLHYYPDIKPNVTIDNTEEIMHLVETRQLDIGIIEGKVSHKSIKKTIFAEDSMVIVASPSHPLAQLSYVTTEQLALQNWIVREHGSGTREAMDKVFKLLAIEPHKLLHYSSTQPIKTSVESGIGLSVLSTWAIKKELARNELIIINTEKLPLQRSFAYLEHSSLRTKALQAFIDIMQQHVDQL, encoded by the coding sequence ATAGATCAATATTTAACTGTTTTTATCACTGTAGCTGAAAAACAAAGTTTCTCCCGTGCTGCCGAGGTCCATCTTATGACTCAGCCAGCCGTATCTCAATACATACGCACGCTAGAAGAACGCATGGGGATTAAGTTATTAGAGCGTAGTAATAAATATGTCTATTTAAGTAAAGCTGGCGAGATTGTGTATTCATACGCTAAAGAAATCATGGCACTTTATGACAATATGCGCGATCAAGTTAATGATTTAAGCCAATCGCCTAGTGGAGAATTAAAGATTGGTGCAAGTTATACGTTTGGAGAATATGTGTTGCCACATGTCATTTCACAAACGCTTCATTATTATCCTGATATTAAACCAAATGTAACGATTGATAATACAGAAGAAATCATGCATTTAGTAGAAACCCGACAATTAGACATAGGTATTATTGAAGGTAAGGTCAGTCATAAATCTATTAAGAAAACCATTTTCGCAGAAGATTCTATGGTTATTGTCGCTAGCCCTAGCCACCCATTAGCTCAATTATCTTATGTAACGACAGAACAATTAGCATTACAAAACTGGATAGTACGTGAACACGGTTCTGGTACTCGTGAAGCTATGGACAAAGTATTCAAGTTATTAGCTATCGAACCACATAAATTATTGCACTATAGCAGTACGCAGCCAATAAAAACATCAGTAGAATCTGGAATAGGCTTAAGCGTTTTATCTACTTGGGCCATAAAAAAAGAATTAGCGCGTAACGAGCTAATAATTATTAATACCGAGAAGTTACCGCTCCAACGTTCATTCGCTTATTTAGAACACTCATCTTTGAGAACAAAGGCATTACAAGCATTCATCGATATTATGCAACAACACGTCGATCAACTGTAA
- a CDS encoding YeiH family protein translates to MTDTKRDGQNLTKNFMLGVIFTFIIAGLGFLLSLIPGLDHIGQLACAILLAVIYRQIFGYPNQLKQGIVFTQQKLLRLAIILYGLKLNVDAILHHGLMLIVKDAVIIAFAILAMIILSNIFKTDKMITLLLGIGTGVCGAAAIAAIAPIVKSKDEDTAISVGLVALVGTIFGIGYTLLQPLLPISNQQYGIWSGSSLHEIAHVAIAAGPLGDHTIAIAMLAKLGRVFLLVPLAFIFLVYMKKKNQRNNKDENTRIQFPWFLIGFILMSVIATYVLGKVITLPHGVMSSISQVTTWLLTAAMVGLGLNVNLQDVKDKAFKPLLIMICVSVCVSILAYLLI, encoded by the coding sequence ATGACAGACACTAAACGAGATGGACAAAACTTAACTAAGAATTTTATGTTAGGAGTCATATTTACTTTTATCATTGCGGGACTAGGATTTTTATTGTCGTTAATCCCTGGGCTAGATCATATCGGACAATTGGCATGCGCTATTTTATTGGCGGTAATTTATCGACAAATATTTGGTTACCCTAATCAGCTCAAACAAGGAATTGTTTTTACGCAACAAAAATTATTACGTTTAGCGATAATTTTGTATGGCTTAAAATTAAACGTCGATGCGATACTGCACCATGGATTAATGTTAATCGTTAAAGATGCTGTTATTATTGCATTTGCCATTTTAGCAATGATTATATTATCGAACATTTTTAAAACAGATAAAATGATTACATTATTACTTGGGATAGGTACTGGCGTATGTGGAGCGGCAGCAATAGCAGCAATAGCTCCAATCGTTAAATCTAAAGATGAAGATACTGCGATTAGTGTAGGATTAGTCGCATTAGTAGGTACTATTTTTGGAATTGGTTATACGTTATTACAACCTTTACTACCAATAAGTAATCAGCAATATGGTATATGGTCTGGTAGTAGTTTGCATGAGATTGCGCATGTTGCAATTGCGGCAGGACCATTAGGAGATCACACGATAGCAATAGCCATGTTGGCAAAATTGGGACGTGTATTTTTACTTGTGCCTTTAGCATTTATATTTCTGGTATATATGAAGAAGAAAAATCAAAGAAATAATAAAGATGAAAATACGCGTATTCAGTTTCCATGGTTTCTAATTGGCTTTATATTAATGAGTGTTATAGCAACATATGTACTTGGTAAGGTTATTACATTACCACATGGCGTAATGTCTAGCATTTCTCAAGTTACAACATGGCTGTTAACTGCTGCTATGGTAGGGTTAGGTTTAAACGTTAATTTACAAGACGTAAAAGATAAAGCATTTAAACCATTATTAATAATGATATGTGTATCGGTTTGTGTATCGATATTGGCATATTTATTAATTTAA
- the exaC gene encoding acetaldehyde dehydrogenase ExaC, producing the protein MIFQNPTEQNAQYKVKSKYENFIGGQWVAPKEGNYFDNISPITGEKYSEVPRSTKADVDKAVEAAHKAQAEWGKKSLAERSQLLLDIADRVEENLEYLAVVETFDNGKPIRECLAADLPLVVDHFRYFAGVIRAEEGGISQIDNDTVAYHYKEPLGVVGQIIPWNFPLLMATWKIAPALVTGNAVVLKPAEQTPVSVLHLVELIADILPEGLLNVVNGFGAETGEALATHKDINKVAFTGETTTGKTIMKNASDNIIPVTLELGGKSPNVFFKDIMDEDDAYLEKAVEGLVMFALNQGEVCTCPSRALIHEDIYEDFIKLCIDKVNKIKFGNPLDDSTMVGAQTSNEQQEKIKKYLNIGKEEGAEVLVGGGIREEDDELGNGFYIEPTIFKGTQNMRIFQEEIFGPVLSVATFKDNDEALEMANDTMYGLGAGIWTRSQNTAYRIGRGIQAGRVWVNNYHTYPAHAAFGGYKMSGIGRENHLMMLEHYQQTKNLLVSYDENPTGLF; encoded by the coding sequence ATGATCTTTCAAAATCCAACAGAACAAAATGCACAATACAAAGTAAAATCAAAGTATGAGAACTTTATAGGTGGCCAATGGGTAGCACCTAAAGAAGGGAATTACTTCGATAATATTTCACCGATTACTGGTGAAAAGTATTCAGAAGTACCACGCTCTACTAAAGCGGATGTTGATAAGGCTGTTGAGGCGGCGCATAAAGCACAAGCTGAATGGGGCAAAAAATCATTAGCTGAACGTTCACAGTTACTATTAGATATTGCGGACCGCGTTGAAGAAAATTTAGAATACTTAGCTGTTGTTGAAACTTTTGATAATGGTAAACCTATTAGAGAATGTTTAGCGGCTGACTTACCTTTAGTCGTGGATCATTTCAGATATTTCGCAGGTGTAATTCGTGCTGAAGAAGGTGGCATTTCACAAATTGATAATGATACTGTAGCTTATCACTATAAAGAACCTTTAGGAGTAGTTGGTCAAATTATTCCATGGAACTTCCCATTACTAATGGCAACTTGGAAAATTGCACCTGCATTAGTAACTGGTAATGCCGTCGTGTTAAAACCAGCAGAGCAAACTCCGGTTTCAGTTTTACACTTGGTTGAACTTATCGCTGATATATTACCAGAAGGCTTATTGAATGTTGTTAATGGTTTTGGTGCCGAAACAGGTGAAGCATTAGCAACACATAAAGATATTAACAAAGTTGCATTTACTGGTGAAACAACAACTGGTAAAACAATTATGAAAAATGCTAGTGACAATATTATTCCTGTTACGCTAGAACTAGGTGGTAAATCACCAAATGTTTTCTTCAAAGATATAATGGATGAAGATGATGCGTACCTAGAGAAAGCTGTTGAAGGTTTAGTCATGTTCGCATTAAACCAAGGTGAAGTATGTACTTGTCCTTCACGTGCATTAATTCATGAAGATATTTACGAAGATTTTATTAAATTATGTATTGATAAAGTGAATAAAATTAAATTTGGTAATCCACTAGATGACAGTACAATGGTTGGTGCTCAAACTTCTAATGAACAGCAAGAAAAAATTAAAAAATATTTAAATATTGGTAAAGAAGAAGGTGCAGAAGTATTAGTTGGTGGTGGCATTAGAGAAGAAGATGATGAATTAGGTAATGGCTTTTATATTGAACCAACAATTTTTAAAGGTACTCAAAATATGCGTATTTTCCAAGAAGAAATTTTTGGGCCAGTACTATCAGTAGCAACATTTAAAGATAACGATGAAGCATTAGAAATGGCTAACGACACAATGTATGGCTTAGGCGCTGGTATTTGGACTAGAAGTCAAAACACTGCATATCGTATCGGCAGAGGTATTCAAGCTGGTCGTGTATGGGTGAATAACTATCACACATATCCTGCACACGCTGCGTTCGGTGGTTATAAAATGAGCGGTATTGGTCGTGAAAATCATCTTATGATGTTAGAACACTATCAACAAACTAAAAACTTACTTGTTAGCTATGATGAAAATCCTACAGGATTATTCTAA
- a CDS encoding NADH dehydrogenase subunit 5, with the protein MFTSTALSTLMLIFIITLIIASVSGLLFINTRVPLSYIHFHLIIGALPIIVSFVALIQTRQSILMGPFHFDILAWLMAFFVLVIGLIIQRFSMQYLKGDFNYRKYFVLFQGVSSFASIAWLSDDLRLMTLFWGLTLVCLTLLMRLNGRWKVTKTAAKVTARYFFLGWLALGIVVLWCYFITGEWKFSTVLTESNLALITGWEYFALSILIILAVIVPAAQWPFQRWLIESVAAPTPVSAIMHAGIVNAGGVMLTRFSPLFTSDIAAIILIIIACISVLIGSGISLVHVDYKRQLVGSTMGQMGFMLIQCALGAYIAAIIHLILHGLFKATLFLRSGSAVQHFDVPARARERLSYVWIVLGRLLACALAVAFWFTTHEQGYGIVSALILAWSLSVSWTQLVAFGEGVVGRLIGLSALVIIGIVYLGVHHYFYSWLEGITIHQNQPSIFVFIAVVIILMLGSIASTWVARHRSSKTFVKIYLWLVHIGDAKTQAIERHPNYLKKFLS; encoded by the coding sequence ATGTTCACATCTACTGCGTTGTCTACGCTCATGCTAATATTTATCATTACGCTTATCATAGCAAGCGTTAGTGGGCTTTTATTTATTAATACGCGCGTGCCATTATCATACATACATTTTCATTTAATAATAGGTGCATTACCGATTATTGTATCTTTTGTAGCACTTATACAAACGCGGCAAAGTATATTAATGGGGCCATTTCACTTTGATATATTGGCATGGTTGATGGCATTTTTTGTACTAGTTATTGGTTTGATTATTCAAAGATTTTCTATGCAATATTTAAAAGGTGATTTTAACTATAGAAAGTACTTTGTTCTGTTTCAAGGTGTAAGCAGTTTTGCCTCTATCGCTTGGTTAAGTGATGATTTACGTCTAATGACTTTATTTTGGGGACTAACTTTAGTGTGTTTAACGTTATTAATGCGTTTAAACGGACGATGGAAAGTAACAAAAACAGCTGCTAAAGTAACAGCGCGCTATTTCTTTTTAGGGTGGCTAGCATTAGGTATAGTTGTATTGTGGTGCTATTTCATCACAGGCGAATGGAAATTTTCAACCGTGTTAACGGAGTCTAATTTGGCATTAATCACAGGTTGGGAGTATTTTGCTTTATCTATTTTAATTATTTTAGCAGTTATTGTTCCAGCGGCTCAATGGCCATTTCAACGATGGCTTATCGAATCTGTAGCTGCTCCAACACCAGTCTCAGCAATTATGCATGCGGGTATCGTTAATGCCGGTGGTGTTATGCTTACGCGCTTTTCTCCATTATTTACAAGTGATATTGCTGCAATTATTTTAATCATTATTGCATGCATTTCGGTATTAATTGGCTCAGGCATTAGCTTGGTACACGTAGACTATAAACGCCAGCTCGTAGGTTCAACGATGGGACAAATGGGCTTTATGTTAATTCAATGTGCTTTAGGGGCTTATATAGCAGCAATTATACATTTAATATTGCATGGCTTATTTAAAGCCACTTTGTTTTTAAGATCAGGTTCAGCAGTACAACATTTTGATGTACCAGCGAGAGCTCGAGAACGTTTATCTTATGTTTGGATAGTTTTAGGAAGGCTACTTGCTTGTGCATTAGCTGTGGCTTTTTGGTTCACTACACATGAACAAGGATATGGTATTGTAAGTGCACTCATATTAGCATGGTCATTATCGGTATCGTGGACACAACTTGTCGCTTTTGGTGAAGGTGTTGTCGGTCGTTTGATTGGGTTAAGTGCGCTAGTTATTATCGGTATCGTTTATTTAGGTGTACATCATTATTTCTATAGTTGGTTAGAAGGCATAACTATTCATCAAAATCAGCCTTCCATCTTCGTCTTTATCGCAGTTGTAATTATTTTAATGCTTGGTAGTATCGCAAGTACATGGGTGGCGCGTCATCGATCATCTAAAACATTTGTCAAAATATATTTATGGCTAGTTCATATTGGTGACGCTAAGACTCAAGCTATTGAACGACATCCGAATTATTTGAAAAAATTCTTATCGTAA
- a CDS encoding DUF2309 domain-containing protein: MVSTKTQTQTTQTFLNETDIAQLIDSASNVIVPLSPISIFAARHPWVKLEDKDFKQVARWLDNTRDVDIYPGTKTIMQAYRDGEISDTILEQKLKQWLDDNNRTLPLEEAYRYCTNVMKFDPLPKNIIKKIQHSQIEDVALDNLMDEAQIVRSMPPRSKHIKYKNPHTYLQLLDYHVIKWCKLYLDDNQSSWTLPNREQGFFYAWKKLVIHDPALSKAERQTLASLPNEPHEMIAETLTLLDIPETSRQGYLESHLLALPGWAGMLLWRMEQTHKKSYLITEYLAIRLALEWSFIKPYLPVETTRPIPQRSLETLVGEWCHWGELTIVGWQQLTLEQQQEYLKFALEFDSKTQRHIWLEAWEETYEARLKEQLLTSDQDESGAKTEAQLAFCIDVRSEQFRSQLENAGPFETIGIAGFYGLPIASAKLGSDHSHASLPVMNTPQHKIKEYARPHEMKTYHERKNSISALIYTFKKMKQNVLPSLLLPELTGSWLSVQMLSRTFLPRPIGRCIHKFYSRCLQKPKTSLTLSNDKFGVEEGLPVGFSTQEQIDYAHQALKLMGLTEYFAPLVVFCGHGSQSANNPYASSLDCGACGGAASGFNAKVLAMLCNLPDVRTGLQNLGVNIPVETVFTAAEHNTSVDNLAWIYLPTLSREAKAAYEHIEQVMPKVSKQANTQRMLTLPTLKNNISNPEEEAYRLANDWSEVRPEWGLARNASFIIAPRKLTQNKDLEGRAFLHNYDWRQDSDGSILGNIIAGPATVAQWINLQYYASTVAPHYYGSGSKTTQTITGGIGVMQGNASDLLTGLPWQSVMKSDFEAYHAPLRLLIVVQAPDSYIEQLLSSNSDFKQKVTNGWLQLASIGNDGIWKHW; this comes from the coding sequence ATGGTTTCAACGAAAACTCAAACTCAAACAACTCAAACATTTCTAAATGAAACTGACATTGCTCAGTTAATAGATAGTGCTAGTAATGTCATAGTACCATTGTCTCCGATTTCTATTTTTGCTGCCCGTCATCCATGGGTAAAATTAGAAGATAAGGACTTTAAACAGGTTGCTAGATGGTTAGATAATACGAGAGATGTCGATATTTACCCTGGTACTAAAACAATAATGCAAGCTTATCGCGATGGAGAAATAAGTGATACTATTTTAGAACAAAAATTAAAGCAGTGGTTAGATGACAATAATCGTACGTTACCTTTAGAAGAAGCGTATCGTTATTGCACAAATGTAATGAAGTTTGACCCATTACCGAAAAATATCATTAAAAAAATCCAGCATAGCCAAATTGAAGATGTGGCATTAGATAATTTAATGGACGAAGCACAAATAGTGCGCTCCATGCCGCCTAGAAGTAAACATATCAAATATAAAAACCCACATACTTATTTACAATTGCTTGATTACCATGTCATAAAATGGTGCAAATTATATCTCGATGATAACCAGTCTAGTTGGACGTTACCAAATCGAGAACAAGGATTCTTTTATGCCTGGAAAAAATTAGTCATCCATGACCCTGCATTATCTAAAGCCGAGCGTCAAACCTTAGCTTCATTACCTAACGAGCCACATGAAATGATTGCTGAAACGCTAACATTATTAGATATTCCTGAAACATCAAGACAAGGCTATCTAGAAAGTCATTTGTTAGCTTTACCTGGATGGGCAGGTATGTTGTTATGGCGAATGGAGCAAACTCATAAAAAGTCGTACTTAATTACAGAATATTTAGCGATTCGATTAGCACTAGAATGGTCATTTATTAAACCTTATTTGCCAGTGGAAACAACACGGCCCATACCACAACGTTCATTGGAAACATTAGTAGGTGAATGGTGTCACTGGGGTGAGCTAACAATTGTTGGCTGGCAACAATTGACGTTAGAGCAACAACAAGAATATTTAAAATTTGCTTTAGAATTTGATAGCAAAACACAACGACACATTTGGTTAGAAGCATGGGAAGAAACTTATGAAGCCCGCTTAAAAGAGCAACTATTAACGAGTGACCAAGATGAAAGCGGCGCTAAAACTGAGGCGCAATTGGCTTTTTGTATCGATGTTCGTTCTGAGCAATTTCGTAGTCAATTGGAAAATGCAGGACCGTTCGAAACAATTGGAATTGCTGGTTTTTATGGACTGCCGATCGCTAGTGCTAAGTTAGGCAGTGATCATAGTCACGCTTCATTACCAGTTATGAATACACCGCAACATAAAATTAAAGAATATGCACGTCCTCATGAAATGAAAACATATCATGAACGGAAAAATTCAATTAGCGCGTTAATATATACATTTAAGAAGATGAAACAAAATGTATTGCCTAGCTTGTTATTACCTGAATTAACAGGTTCTTGGTTAAGTGTACAAATGTTATCACGCACATTTTTACCACGACCTATTGGACGATGTATTCATAAATTTTATTCTCGTTGTTTACAAAAACCGAAAACATCTTTAACACTTTCTAATGATAAGTTTGGTGTTGAAGAAGGTTTGCCAGTAGGATTTTCAACACAAGAACAAATTGACTATGCACATCAAGCATTAAAACTGATGGGCTTAACAGAGTATTTTGCACCATTAGTCGTTTTTTGTGGTCACGGTAGTCAGAGTGCAAATAATCCTTATGCTTCATCTTTAGATTGTGGTGCTTGTGGTGGTGCAGCTAGTGGGTTTAACGCCAAAGTGCTAGCGATGTTATGTAATTTGCCAGATGTAAGAACAGGTCTCCAAAATTTAGGCGTTAATATACCCGTAGAAACGGTATTTACAGCTGCCGAACACAATACTTCTGTAGACAATTTGGCGTGGATATATTTACCAACGTTATCACGCGAAGCAAAAGCTGCATACGAGCATATTGAACAGGTTATGCCAAAGGTAAGTAAACAAGCTAATACACAACGCATGTTAACTTTGCCGACGTTAAAAAATAATATCAGTAATCCTGAAGAAGAGGCATATCGGTTAGCAAACGATTGGAGTGAAGTGCGCCCTGAATGGGGGCTAGCACGTAATGCGTCATTTATTATCGCGCCACGTAAACTGACACAAAATAAAGATTTAGAGGGCAGAGCCTTCTTGCACAATTATGATTGGCGACAAGATAGCGACGGATCGATTTTAGGTAATATTATTGCAGGGCCTGCTACGGTAGCACAGTGGATTAACTTACAATATTATGCTTCGACTGTAGCACCACATTACTATGGTAGTGGGAGTAAAACGACTCAAACTATTACTGGTGGTATTGGTGTCATGCAAGGAAACGCCAGTGATTTATTAACAGGCTTGCCTTGGCAATCTGTTATGAAATCGGACTTCGAAGCATACCACGCACCATTAAGATTATTAATTGTCGTTCAAGCACCTGATTCGTATATTGAACAATTATTATCAAGCAACAGTGACTTTAAACAAAAAGTTACAAATGGTTGGCTGCAATTAGCAAGTATAGGTAATGATGGCATATGGAAACATTGGTAA